One region of Yersinia bercovieri ATCC 43970 genomic DNA includes:
- the mepS gene encoding bifunctional murein DD-endopeptidase/murein LD-carboxypeptidase, whose product MVKSQPIMRYILRVIPAVAAAVMLSACSSPQTSNLHNSQTEMRAVNDKDGLLLQASQDEFEAMVRNVDVKSKILEQYAGWKGVRYRLGGSTKRGIDCSAFVQTTFREQFGMDLPRSTSEQQDLGKKIQRTKLRPGDLVLFRAGSTGRHVGIYLGNDKFVHASTSVGVTISSLNEDYWNKRYRDGRRVLSSGSRS is encoded by the coding sequence ATGGTCAAGTCTCAACCTATTATGAGATATATTCTGCGGGTAATTCCTGCGGTTGCAGCAGCGGTAATGTTATCCGCGTGTAGTTCACCACAGACTTCGAACTTACATAATTCGCAAACTGAGATGCGTGCAGTTAATGACAAAGATGGGCTTTTACTGCAAGCCTCTCAGGATGAATTCGAAGCAATGGTGCGCAACGTTGACGTCAAGTCGAAGATTTTAGAACAGTATGCAGGGTGGAAAGGGGTTCGTTATCGTTTAGGCGGTAGCACCAAACGCGGGATTGATTGTTCCGCATTTGTACAAACCACTTTCCGTGAACAATTTGGTATGGATTTGCCGCGCTCAACCTCTGAGCAGCAGGATCTCGGTAAAAAAATCCAACGGACTAAATTGCGCCCCGGTGATTTGGTGCTGTTTCGTGCAGGATCGACTGGTCGCCATGTAGGTATCTATCTAGGTAACGATAAATTTGTTCATGCATCGACCAGTGTCGGTGTGACAATATCGAGCCTAAATGAAGATTATTGGAATAAGCGTTATCGCGATGGGCGCCGAGTACTAAGTAGCGGTTCGCGCAGCTAG
- a CDS encoding extracellular solute-binding protein, protein MLLRLFAALALSALSFGLQAETIKEGASFAILGEPKYSSDFSHFDYVNPAAPKGGNITLATIGTFDNFNRYALRGNAAIRTERLYDSLFSTSDDEIGSYYPLIAESARYAPDFHWIEVDINPRARFHDDTPITAQDVAFTFNKFMTEGVPQFRIIYKDVQVKAISNLTVRFEFPEPNKDKMLGLFGLPVMPEHFWKEHKLSDPLSKPPVSSGPYRIGKYKMGQFITYERVRNYWAANLPVNRGQHNFDTIRYDYYLDDKVALEAFKAGAFDFREESSPKSWATQYVGGNFAKNYIIKQDIVDNSAQNTRWLAFNVQRPIFSDRRVRQALTLAFDFDWMNKAFYFNSYQRTNSFFQNTEYAATGYPDSAELAWLAPLKGKIPPEVFNQIYQPPQTDGSGDARDNLLKARELLAQAGWEVKNQQLVNSKTGKPFEFELLLLSGSNFQYVQPFKHNLLRLGITMTVREVDSSQFVNRLRSRDYDMIPTVYGAMPYPSPNLRILWSSAYVDSTYNASGIKDPAIDQLIELIVKHQEQPEALLSLGRALDRVLIWNQLMIPMWYSNHSRFAYWDKFSMPAQRPTYSLGFDSWWFDVNKAARLPTERQ, encoded by the coding sequence ATGTTGTTACGCCTATTTGCTGCCTTGGCGCTTTCTGCCCTGAGTTTCGGTCTACAGGCTGAAACTATTAAAGAGGGTGCTTCTTTTGCCATACTGGGCGAACCTAAGTATTCATCAGATTTTAGCCATTTCGATTACGTTAATCCGGCGGCCCCCAAGGGGGGTAATATTACCTTAGCCACCATTGGCACCTTTGATAACTTCAACCGCTATGCCTTACGCGGCAACGCGGCAATCCGGACGGAGAGGTTATATGATTCGCTATTTAGCACCTCAGACGATGAGATTGGTAGCTATTATCCGCTAATTGCAGAGTCAGCGCGTTATGCCCCTGATTTCCACTGGATTGAAGTTGATATCAATCCCCGCGCTCGTTTTCATGATGACACCCCGATTACCGCGCAGGATGTCGCATTTACATTCAATAAATTCATGACCGAAGGCGTGCCGCAATTTCGCATCATCTATAAAGATGTGCAGGTCAAAGCCATTTCCAACCTGACCGTGCGTTTTGAATTCCCCGAGCCCAATAAAGATAAAATGCTGGGCCTGTTTGGCTTGCCGGTCATGCCCGAACACTTCTGGAAAGAGCATAAATTGAGTGACCCGCTGAGTAAACCGCCGGTCAGCAGCGGCCCCTACCGCATTGGCAAATATAAGATGGGGCAATTTATTACCTATGAGCGGGTGCGAAATTACTGGGCCGCTAACTTACCGGTCAATCGTGGCCAGCATAATTTTGACACCATCCGTTATGACTACTATTTAGACGACAAAGTCGCGCTGGAGGCATTTAAAGCTGGCGCCTTTGATTTCCGCGAAGAGAGCTCACCGAAAAGCTGGGCGACCCAATATGTGGGCGGCAACTTTGCAAAAAACTATATTATCAAGCAGGATATTGTCGATAACTCCGCACAAAATACCCGCTGGCTGGCATTTAATGTCCAACGCCCTATTTTTAGCGATCGACGGGTTCGCCAGGCGCTGACACTGGCTTTTGATTTTGACTGGATGAATAAAGCTTTTTATTTCAACAGCTATCAGCGCACCAATAGCTTCTTCCAGAATACCGAATATGCGGCAACAGGTTATCCGGACAGCGCAGAGCTGGCTTGGTTAGCCCCACTCAAAGGCAAAATACCGCCAGAAGTCTTCAACCAAATTTATCAGCCGCCGCAAACCGATGGCAGCGGCGATGCACGGGATAATCTGTTAAAAGCGCGCGAGTTACTGGCCCAAGCGGGCTGGGAAGTCAAAAATCAGCAGTTGGTCAACAGTAAAACCGGCAAACCTTTTGAGTTTGAATTGCTGCTACTCAGTGGCAGCAACTTCCAATATGTTCAGCCGTTCAAACATAATTTGCTGCGTTTGGGCATTACCATGACAGTCCGCGAGGTTGACAGCTCTCAGTTTGTTAACCGCCTGCGCAGCCGGGATTACGACATGATCCCCACCGTTTACGGGGCGATGCCCTACCCTAGCCCCAATCTGCGCATATTGTGGAGCTCGGCTTATGTCGACTCCACCTATAACGCCTCTGGCATTAAAGATCCGGCTATTGATCAGTTAATTGAATTGATAGTCAAACATCAGGAGCAACCGGAAGCCTTGCTATCTCTGGGTCGCGCCCTTGACCGGGTGTTAATCTGGAACCAGTTGATGATCCCGATGTGGTACTCCAACCATAGCCGCTTTGCTTATTGGGATAAGTTCTCAATGCCTGCACAACGCCCCACCTATTCGCTAGGATTTGATAGCTGGTGGTTTGATGTCAACAAGG
- a CDS encoding cyclic di-GMP phosphodiesterase — MGSSSAFSRNILSRRHLVKKSVILALCFFICFVIITLSLLYRSSERKLTTQSDHIISYSSQFLNELTTTMSQLIPLSTKSCEQASSALHYRAAFTNGVRAFLLVKDDIAYCSSATGAMHVPATVLYPKINLSQPIDFEIQQGTPMMPSKPAIGVWLREAGRGNTGVLATLELALHPYLLLNYSDNQVNGLAIIIDELAVTTFNSKVIPISQLPARSAREVQLPGYPIKILIYHTSLTADDIRMTLLGGLLLAALVGILAYYILIASQSAEAEILRGIRRGEFFVEYQPAFRSHDRTISGLEALIRWQHPIEGRISPDLFIPYAEAQHLIQPLTRHLFELILRDCELMADHIPAGTKLAFNISPVHLADDQFRKDVSHLLQQLNTDIFAPVFEITERGMVEEELAIKQFAWLHSQGVQIAVDDFGTGHSALIYLERFTLDYIKIDRGFVSTICVNTVAAPVLDAVLMLAKKLNIETVAEGVETEQQLHYLVQHNVNYLQGYLLSKPLSVEDLITFCHKQNG; from the coding sequence ATGGGTTCAAGCAGTGCTTTCTCACGCAATATTCTATCCAGACGCCATCTTGTAAAAAAAAGTGTCATTCTTGCCCTCTGTTTCTTTATTTGTTTTGTCATTATTACGCTGTCATTACTTTATCGCAGCAGCGAACGTAAATTAACAACACAAAGTGATCACATTATCTCCTACTCGTCTCAGTTCCTGAATGAACTGACAACAACCATGTCTCAGCTTATACCTCTGAGCACGAAGAGTTGTGAGCAAGCCAGTTCCGCTCTTCACTATCGTGCTGCATTTACTAATGGTGTCAGAGCATTCTTATTGGTGAAAGACGATATTGCTTATTGCTCTTCAGCGACCGGTGCGATGCATGTACCGGCCACTGTGCTATATCCCAAAATTAATTTATCCCAGCCGATAGATTTTGAGATTCAGCAAGGCACGCCCATGATGCCAAGCAAACCCGCAATTGGTGTTTGGTTGCGAGAAGCTGGTCGCGGTAATACCGGCGTATTGGCTACGCTCGAATTAGCCCTACATCCCTATTTGTTGCTAAATTATTCAGATAATCAAGTGAATGGGTTAGCCATTATTATCGATGAATTAGCGGTAACCACTTTTAACTCTAAAGTAATACCCATCAGCCAGTTACCTGCCAGGAGCGCCCGTGAGGTGCAATTACCCGGTTACCCGATTAAGATATTAATTTACCATACCAGCCTGACTGCTGATGATATTCGTATGACCTTATTAGGCGGGCTGTTACTTGCCGCTCTGGTCGGGATTTTGGCTTATTATATTTTAATTGCCAGCCAAAGTGCTGAAGCTGAAATTTTGCGTGGTATCCGCCGTGGTGAATTCTTTGTTGAGTATCAGCCGGCATTTCGTTCACATGATCGCACAATATCAGGTCTGGAAGCACTTATTCGCTGGCAGCACCCTATTGAAGGGCGAATTTCACCAGATCTCTTTATTCCCTATGCAGAAGCTCAGCATCTGATACAACCACTGACTCGGCACTTATTTGAGTTAATTCTCAGGGATTGTGAGTTAATGGCAGACCACATTCCGGCCGGTACTAAGCTTGCTTTTAATATTTCCCCAGTCCATCTGGCGGATGACCAGTTCCGCAAAGATGTCTCCCACCTGTTGCAGCAATTAAATACCGATATCTTTGCGCCGGTATTCGAGATAACTGAGCGGGGCATGGTTGAAGAGGAGTTAGCCATTAAGCAATTTGCGTGGCTGCATTCACAGGGCGTACAAATTGCAGTCGATGACTTTGGCACTGGCCATAGCGCGCTAATCTATTTAGAACGTTTTACTTTAGATTATATTAAAATTGATCGCGGATTTGTCAGCACTATCTGTGTTAATACTGTGGCGGCACCAGTATTAGATGCAGTATTAATGTTAGCTAAGAAGCTGAATATTGAGACCGTCGCCGAGGGGGTTGAGACCGAACAACAACTCCACTATTTGGTACAGCACAATGTTAACTACCTACAAGGTTATTTACTGAGCAAACCATTGTCTGTTGAAGATTTAATTACATTTTGTCATAAGCAAAATGGCTAA